AAGCCCGAATCCCAATTTCTCGGTAAGCGCGAACTGCGGTAGCGATGGTTTCTAACTCTTGTCCCGGAATTAACACCAGATGATCTACGACACTTGTACCGCCGGAAAGTAAAGTTTCTACCGCCGTTCCTAACGCACTGAGATAAACTTTTTCGGTGTCCAAAGGGGCAAAATCATACAGTTCCGCCAGCCATAATTCTAAAGGCAAAACTGACATAATTCCCCGTTGCCACATTTCGGAAGAATGGGTGTGGGCGTTGACAAAACCAGGTAGTAGCAGTTTATTTTCCCCGTTAACAGCTGTCCCCACAACATCCAAATTAGACGCAATAGCAGAGATTTTACCCGCTACAACCTGCACATCTGTGGTTGTATAAGCATCATTGGTGGCAATTAAAACATTTTTAATAGTAAAGTTCACGAGTTAAACCTTGATTAAGTAATTGAACGCTCTACTACATTTCAAGTTACAAAATAGAAAAAGGTGTTGGGTGTTGCAATTTATGAATCAGCCTCTGCGGACTTTGGGAGTTGCGCCAAATGCTTGGATGGTAGATCATGCGATCGCAGATATTACGCGTCCTCCCAAAACCCCACAACCCGTTATTTTATCAACCGAAACGAAAACCCTGCGCCTTGATTTGTCAAAAGCTGCCATCCTCGTTATTGATATGCAAAACGACTTTTGCCATCCCGATGGCTGGTTGGCGCATATTGGCGTGGATGTCACTCCCGCACGTCAACCCATTGAACCGTTAAATAATTTACTTCCTAAACTACGTCATGTTAATGTGCCTGTAATTTGGATAAATTGGGGCAATCGTCCCGACTTACTCAATATCAGTGCGGCTTCGCATCACGTTTATAACCCCACTGGCGATGGTGTTGGTTTAGGCGACCCTTTACCCAAAAACGGTGCTAAAGTTTTGATGGCAGGTAGTTGGGCGGCTGCTGTCGTTGATGAATTACCACAGTTACCCGAAGATATCAGTGTGGACAAATACCGCATGAGTGGTTTTTGGGACACGCCCTTAGATAGTATCCTGCGAAATTTGGGAATTACTACAATATTTTTTGCTGGTGTGAATGCTGATCAATGTGTATTAACTACACTGTGTGATGCCAATTTTTTAGGATATGACTGCATTTTAATTAAAGATTGTACGGCAACAACTTCACCTGATTATTGTTGGTTGGCAACTTTATATAACGTCAAACAATGCTTTGGTTTTGTCACCGACTCACAAGCAATTTTCACCGCTTTAAATCACCCTGAATTAACAGGAGGAACTTAATCAATGCACTCTACTCGTTGCGTAATTCCTGTTATTAAATCTCCTAAAGATTATCAAGCATACCGCATTACTCCCCATGATACCAATCGGTTAGCAATTATCTTTGATTCAACCAACGCTAACACTTCTTTAACTTGTTGTATAGAAATCTTTGATGTCGGAGGCAAAACCCCACCCAATCGCCATCAATGGGCAGTTGAAATGTTTTTTGTTCTCAAAGGTGAAGGAGTGGCTATTTGTGATGGTAAAAAAGTTGCCATTAAAGCCGGAGATAGTTTACTAGTGCCGCCTACAGGTACACATTTAATTAAAAATACAGGTTCTAGTCGCTTGTATACATTGACAATTATGGTTCCTAATGAAGATTTTGCCGAATTAATTCGCAGTGGCACACCAGTAGAATTAGATGCAGAAGATATGGCAGTATTTGGTAGGTTAGATACCTTTATGCCGTATTGAATCTGAATTAAATATCAAATGGCAACTCAACAACTATTGAAGATGTTGGGTTTGGTTTTATGTTGGATCAATTTTATCAACAACTGCTCCAATTCATATCCCCGACTGCTTGAAGTAGTCGGGGATATTGTCACTTACCAATTATCAATAACTAATTAGCTGACGTTAAAGTAAACACAGTAATTTCTGGACGGGAAAATAACCGCAGATGTAAACCTGTCATACCTAAGCCCCGGTTGGTATACAAAAACATCTTTTCTACCTGATATTTTCCCAAGTAATACTTTTTCGCAAAAGGTGGCAGAATCAGCGGCTCAATAAATGGTAAACGTATCTGTCCACCATGAGAATGTCCTGAAAGTTGCAAATCAAAGCGCCCTGTTGCAGCACTGGTAGTCGCAAAGTCTGGTTCGTGGGCTAACAATATTGCTGCGCCTGCTTTGGGTAACTGCTGCATCACTAAATCTAGGCGGCTTTTCCCCATCTGTACATCATCTACACCTGCAATATGCAGCGTTGCTCTACCTCGTTTGAGGGTATAAATATCATTACCTAAATAGACAATGTTGCTTTGTTGGATTGCTTTGATAATTCCTGGAGTATCGTTCTCGTAGTCGTGATTACCTAATACGGCTACAGTTTGATCTTTGGGTGTGAATTTAGCTAAAGAATCTGCCAGTGAAGGAATTAATTTTGATAAATGGCGTGTAACTAAATCACCTGTAATGGCGATTAAATCGGGTTTTTGTTGGTTAACAAGCTGGACTATCCGATTTAAACGTTGCGGACTCATCCATCTATCCCGGTGAATATCGCTGATTTGCACGATGCGATAGCCGTTAAATTCTGATGCGAGGTTGGGTAATGTCAGTTGTAAAGAATTAATTTCAATCCAATTTGGTTCAATTAACTGGGCGTATAGTAAAATGCAAAAGCCAAACAATATGCACCATCGTATACATCGAAAGGCTGATCTGCTGGCTTTTATCAACCACTTACGAGTTCTCAAGGCACAATCTCCTTCGACTTAATTGCCAAGTTTTTTACAGATGTTTGCAATTTTTTGTTTAATTTTCTTTTACCAGAGAAAATTAAAGATAGTCTTAAAATCGATAGAATAAATAGATGTGATATACTATCTGTCTCTCTACTCCTGGTTTTATGGGACTGCCAATTGTTGCAATTATCGGCCGACCGAATGTCGGCAAATCCACCCTGGTTAATCGTCTCGCTGGGGAACAAACGGCGATTGTCCACGACGAACCAGGTGTGACACGCGATCGCACTTACATGCCTGCTTATTGGAATGATCGCGAGTATTTAGTGGTAGATACAGGTGGTTTAGTCTTTAACGATGACACCGAATTTCTGCCCTTAATTCGCCAACAAGCACTAGCAGCTCTACGAGAAGCATCTGCGGCAATTTTCGTGGTTAATGGGCAAACAGGCCCCTCGCCAGCAGATGAAGAAATCGCTGAATGGTTACGTCAACAACCAGTACCTGTACTGCTGGCTGTGAATAAATGCGAATCTCCAGAACAAGGCATAATACAAGCTGCTGAATTTTGGGAACTGGGGCTAGGAGAACCATACCCCATCTCTGCAATTCATGGCAACGGTACAGGAGATTTACTCGACGAGTTAATTAAATACATTCCAACTGTTACAGAAGTACCACAAACCAACGAAATTAAAGTGGCGATCGTTGGGCGGCCAAATGTGGGTAAATCAAGTTTATTGAATGCTTTTGTCGGTGAAGAAAGAGCCATTGTTAGCCCAATTTCTGGCACAACGCGAGATGCCATCGACACGTTTATCGAACGGGATGGACAACAATATCGCCTCATTGATACTGCCGGGATTCGCAAAAAGAAAAATATCGACTACGGGACGGAATTTTTCAGCATTAACCGTGCTTTTAAAGCAATTCGTCGTGCTGACGTAGTTTTATTAGTCATAGATGCCCTTGACGGAGTGACCGAACAAGACCAAAAATTAGCAGGGCGGATCATTGAAGATGGTCGAGCTTGCATCGTTGTGGTGAATAAATGGGATGCCATTGAAAAAGACTCCCACACTATCTACGATTATGAAAAAACTCTGCAAGAACGGTTACATTTTACCGACTGGGCATCAACAATCTTTGTCAGCGCCTTAACAGGGCAAAGAGTCGAAAAGATTTTAGAGTTGGTAAATCAATCAGCAGTCGAACACAAACGCCGCGTGAGTACATCGGTAATTAACGACGTTTTAGAAGAAGCTGTCAGATGGCACTCACCACCAACTTCACGCGGTGGCCGTCAAGGCAAAATTTATTATGGTACACAAGTAACTACCCAACCACCGACAATTGCCCTATTTGTCAACGAAGCCAAACGTTTTAACGACAACTACCGTCGCTACATCGAAAGGCAATTTCGTCAACAACTAGGATTTAAGGGTACACCAATTCGTCTACTTTGGCGGAGTAAAAAAGTCCGCGATATGGAAAGTGGTAATGTCAACCGCGCAACTCGCGTGTAATGAAGTAAAAAGTAAAAAGTAAAAAGGCAAAATTTTATCTTTTTACTTTTGCCTTTTACCTTTTAACTTTTGCCTTATCTTATGGATTTACTGCGATCGCTACCACTAGGCCTATACTTAGAACAACCGCAAACTTGGCTGCATAAACTTGATCCCCGCGTCAAAATTGCTTGGTTGATGAGTTTTTTAACCAGTTATAGTTTTGCAACTAATGAATGGCGCATCTTGCTAGTCGTGCTGTTGATTATTTTTACCTTATTTGCCAAAATTCCCCGCCGCGTTTGGCAGCAACAATTAGGTTGGTTATTAACACTCACAGTTTTAGTTTTATTTATTGCCGCAGTTAGCCCCGATGGCTTAGGCGTAAGTTATCAGCCTCGTCTCCCAGCTAATGAAAAAATCTTAACTCCTAACTCAGCACAGGCTGAACGCCCCGCTAACAACACTCAGCACTCCCCACTCAGCACTAAAAAATACTCATACGTCCTATTTCACCAAGGGCCAGTGAAAATCACCAGGCATTCCTTAGATTTAGCCGTGCGTCTGAGTACAATTTTATTTACGGTGATTTATAGTACTAACTTATATCTTTTGACAACTGCACCAGAAGAAATTACTGCGGCGATTGAAAGTATCATGCAGCCCTTACGCAGACTCAAGATACCTGTAACAGAAATTACCTTGACCTTAACTTTATCCTTGCGATTTATTCCCCTAGTTTTAGAAGAAGTGCAGAACTTGATTCGTTCTGTGATGACCAGGGCAATTAATTGGAAAAAACTGGGGTTGAAAGGTGCAGTCAAAGTGTGGATGATAGTCGCAGAAAGACTGTTAGAAAATTTGCTGTTAAGGGCAGACCAAATGGCGAATGCCATGATGGTGCGCGGTTTTACTAGCCCTAACGAACACAAAGTTCAGTGGCATGAATTACGACTCAAAACACGAGATTGGTTAGCGATCGCCACTTTAACTTTATTCTGGGGAGTGCGGGTAATTTCTGGTAATAAATTTTAAGCTGTTCACTTATTATGACCAAGCCTTGGCATTGGCGATCGCTCCCCTTAGAAAATCGTACTGGCGCGGAAATTTTCGCAGCCTTATTTCTCCCAACAACACCATCAGGAATCGCTACCCTTCTAGAAAGTCCCTACCCAAACCCAACGAAACAACCCCAACTCAGTCGCTATTCTATCTGTGCAGGCGCTCCTAGGATAGTCGATGGCGTACCGCAGATGTGGACACCACAATTAGGAAAAGTTTTCCCATTTTTGGAAGAGTTGCTACAAAGTAGGGGTGTAGGGGAACAAATATTGAACTCATCCTCATCCCCCCTGCCTCCTGCCCCCTGCCTACCTCCTAATCTCCCCTTCACAGGTGGTTGGCTAGGATGGCTTGGTTATGATGTGGCGTGGGAAATTGAACAGTTACCTTTTGCTAAATCTGATACCTTACCCTTCCCCGTAGCTTTTTGGTATGAACCAGAATCTTATGCCGTTTTGGATCATGTTGAACAAATTCTTTGGATAGCAGGTAGTGACATTAATGATGTAGATAGGTTAAAAATTCTTTTAGAAGAGAAAAAATCAGGGGATTCACTCTACCAAGTTACCGCCTCACAAGATCAACCCATCAGTTTTGCCCCTGAGTTCTTCACATCGCAGTCAGATTATGAAACATCCGTCAACCGCGCCAAAAAATATATTCAGGCTGGAGATATCTTTCAGGCGAATCTTTCTTTACGATTTGCCGCATCTACAAATGCTTCTGGCTGGTCAATTTACCAAACATTACAGAAAATCAATCCTTCACCTTTTGCCAGCTACTGGCAGACTCCTTGGGGTGAAGTAGTTAGCTGTTCACCAGAACGCTTGGTGCTGTTACAAAATCAGCAAGCCCAGACTCGACCAATTGCCGGAACGCGATCGCGTGGTACTACCCCAGAAAAAGATAATCAACTGGCACAAGAACTACTCAGCAACACCAAAGAACAGGCAGAACACATCATGCTGCTGGATTTAGAACGCAATGATTTAGGGCGAGTTTGTGAATGGGGAACAGTAAAAGTTGATGAATTGCTCACAATTGAGCGTTATAGCCACGTTATGCACCTTGTCAGCAACGTTAAAGGTACTTTAAAATCCGACCAGAGCGCTGTTGATTTAATTCGTGCCATGTTTCCTGGTGGCACAATCACAGGGTGTCCAAAAGTGCGGTGCATGGAAATCATCGAAGAACTAGAGCCTGTTCGGCGTAGCCTATTCTACGGTTCCTGCGGCTATCTCGACTGGCGCGGCAACTTAGACTTAAATATCCTGATTCGTACCTTGCTATTAGCACCCGCATCTTCAGTTGAGGGGCAGAGGGCAGAAGGCAGGGGGCAGAAGGCAGGAAAAGAATCTCTGACTCAGCACGGGCTAAACGCCCCGCTACCGCTAACAGCACTCAACACCGTTTGGGGACAAGTGGGAGCAGGTATTGTGGCAGATAGTGATCCTGAAAAAGAATGGTACGAATCTCTGCACAAAGCACAGGCACAACTAGCAGCCCTAAAAATCATCAATTACCAGTAGTTGGCAATTATTGGTTATTTTGTGCCACAGAATAATAATTATGGCAACATGGAGAGAAGCCAGCGCCAACATCAATTTGCAAGTCAGCCTTGGCTATTACTTTAGAGGGTAAATCTTTTAGCGATCGGCAAAACCAAACAAAAAGGCAGATATTTTTTGTGTTATCCATCGCCAATAAGTCCGAGTTATCCAAGTCTCATCAACCCTTGTGTGCCTTTACCTTCTCCTAACTATTAGCTTCATTTGCCTAGTAGGCATCAGATTAATGATTTCATAACTGCTATGTAATGGCAGAAGTTACTCAATTGGAGTAGTTTTAACTAAATATTCTGACGAATAGTATGATCATCGTCTGAATGTTTATCTAGAACTACGAATAAATATTCATACTCCTACCTTGATTCCTAAATGACTTCAGAAACCTCCGAAATTTACATAAATCATCCAACTTGGGGCTTACTTTATCGAATCTGTATGGTTGACGATAACCAAGATATGTTCACTACACTTTATGCCCAAAGATTATTTTTTCTGGTCACAAACGACGTAAAAGGAATTAAATTTCAACCCATTGGACGCACAGAGGCGCGAATGATGTTGGAAAATCGTTTGCGTACCCTGCGACGCAATGGTCAATCTCAGGAGTACGATCAGCTTCAGAGTGTTTTCCAACGCACCTTCCAATGAGTAGTTCGATTGACGAACGTATTGCCTATATTCGCTCCTCACTGCCTACATCTGTCAGGTTAATTGCTGTCAGCAAGCAGGTTCCGGCGGAGGTAATTCGTTTAGCTTACAACGCCGGAATTCGTGATTTTGCCGAAAGTCGCATCCAAGAAGCAGCCAGTAAACAAACTCAGTTGCAAGACTTATCAGATATTACTTGGCATTTTATTGGACATTTACAAAGTAATAAAGCCAAAAAGGCACTGGAATTATTTGAGTGGATTCACTCTGTCGATAATTTGAAGCTGGCACAGCGCTTAAATCAATTAGCGCAGCAGCTAGGTATCAGTCCAAAAGTGTGTCTGCAAGTGAAAATACTTCCCGACCCGCAAAAGTCTGGTTGGAGCGTTCCAGAATTACTGGCTGACTTAGAAGAACTCAACCAGTGCCAGTTTTTACAAATTCAGGGATTGATGACAATTCCGCCTCTAGAGTTGACAGAAGCGGAAATCATGAATGTATTTAATAGCACTTACCAGTTAGCGAAAGAGATCCAGTTACAAAACTTGCCGAATATTCACATAAAGCATCTTTCAATGGGTATGTCCGGCGATTATCAACTGGCAGTACAAGCTGGCGCAACGATGGTAAGATTGGGAACTATTTTATTTGGCGATCGCCATTAATTTCTCGGACAACCATTATTCACCATTTGTAGCAGTAGCTCTAGGTAGAAAATACAGATAATTTTCCTAGACTACTGGTACAATAAGACACTAAAAAAAATATTAAAAAA
This window of the Nostoc sp. HK-01 genome carries:
- a CDS encoding isochorismatase hydrolase yields the protein MNQPLRTLGVAPNAWMVDHAIADITRPPKTPQPVILSTETKTLRLDLSKAAILVIDMQNDFCHPDGWLAHIGVDVTPARQPIEPLNNLLPKLRHVNVPVIWINWGNRPDLLNISAASHHVYNPTGDGVGLGDPLPKNGAKVLMAGSWAAAVVDELPQLPEDISVDKYRMSGFWDTPLDSILRNLGITTIFFAGVNADQCVLTTLCDANFLGYDCILIKDCTATTSPDYCWLATLYNVKQCFGFVTDSQAIFTALNHPELTGGT
- a CDS encoding putative Ser/Thr protein phosphatase family protein, yielding MRTRKWLIKASRSAFRCIRWCILFGFCILLYAQLIEPNWIEINSLQLTLPNLASEFNGYRIVQISDIHRDRWMSPQRLNRIVQLVNQQKPDLIAITGDLVTRHLSKLIPSLADSLAKFTPKDQTVAVLGNHDYENDTPGIIKAIQQSNIVYLGNDIYTLKRGRATLHIAGVDDVQMGKSRLDLVMQQLPKAGAAILLAHEPDFATTSAATGRFDLQLSGHSHGGQIRLPFIEPLILPPFAKKYYLGKYQVEKMFLYTNRGLGMTGLHLRLFSRPEITVFTLTSAN
- a CDS encoding GTP binding protein yields the protein MGLPIVAIIGRPNVGKSTLVNRLAGEQTAIVHDEPGVTRDRTYMPAYWNDREYLVVDTGGLVFNDDTEFLPLIRQQALAALREASAAIFVVNGQTGPSPADEEIAEWLRQQPVPVLLAVNKCESPEQGIIQAAEFWELGLGEPYPISAIHGNGTGDLLDELIKYIPTVTEVPQTNEIKVAIVGRPNVGKSSLLNAFVGEERAIVSPISGTTRDAIDTFIERDGQQYRLIDTAGIRKKKNIDYGTEFFSINRAFKAIRRADVVLLVIDALDGVTEQDQKLAGRIIEDGRACIVVVNKWDAIEKDSHTIYDYEKTLQERLHFTDWASTIFVSALTGQRVEKILELVNQSAVEHKRRVSTSVINDVLEEAVRWHSPPTSRGGRQGKIYYGTQVTTQPPTIALFVNEAKRFNDNYRRYIERQFRQQLGFKGTPIRLLWRSKKVRDMESGNVNRATRV
- a CDS encoding para-aminobenzoate synthase component I codes for the protein MTKPWHWRSLPLENRTGAEIFAALFLPTTPSGIATLLESPYPNPTKQPQLSRYSICAGAPRIVDGVPQMWTPQLGKVFPFLEELLQSRGVGEQILNSSSSPLPPAPCLPPNLPFTGGWLGWLGYDVAWEIEQLPFAKSDTLPFPVAFWYEPESYAVLDHVEQILWIAGSDINDVDRLKILLEEKKSGDSLYQVTASQDQPISFAPEFFTSQSDYETSVNRAKKYIQAGDIFQANLSLRFAASTNASGWSIYQTLQKINPSPFASYWQTPWGEVVSCSPERLVLLQNQQAQTRPIAGTRSRGTTPEKDNQLAQELLSNTKEQAEHIMLLDLERNDLGRVCEWGTVKVDELLTIERYSHVMHLVSNVKGTLKSDQSAVDLIRAMFPGGTITGCPKVRCMEIIEELEPVRRSLFYGSCGYLDWRGNLDLNILIRTLLLAPASSVEGQRAEGRGQKAGKESLTQHGLNAPLPLTALNTVWGQVGAGIVADSDPEKEWYESLHKAQAQLAALKIINYQ